The genomic region TGCTGCCCTATGGTCCATCAATCGCTCTGTCTGTCATATATTATCTGGGTTATAATGGGTCAGTGTCAGGGATAGCAACAAAAACATCCAAATATAATTTCTCAGAAACGACCTCACTATTTACTTCGAAATGTCATAAAACAtacattgtgtttgtgtgtgatgtggGAAAGGTTCATTCTCAGGCCGTTGTGTCGTGTCCAAGTCTCCAGGCTGATCACAGGCTATTTAgaccatgccacacacacactggtcattTTATCACCAGGATAAGGGGTCTCTAGGCTGTCATGGTCGATCATAATCTGCATTTTGTCTCCTTTCTTTACTCTGCCCATTTTCTTTCTTCACCACCTATCTTTCtatctcttctccattctctccctccctccttgacccatttctctctctctcctttacccatACCCTgcccctctctatctttctctctccctctcctcctctctcaggtGTGCCAGTGACCAGTGACGAGTGATCAGACATGGGGGACTGGAGTCTTCTGGGGAACTTCCTGGAGGAAGTTCAGGAACATTCCACGTCGGTGGGGAAGGTGTGGCTCACCGTCCTCTTCATCTTCAGGATCCTGGTGCTGGGCACAGCCGCTGAGTCCTCATGGGGAGACGAACAGAGTGACTTCCTGTGCGACACCCAGCAGCCTGGTTGTACCAACGTCTGTTATGACCGGGCGTTTCCTATCGCACACATCCGCTACTGGGTCCTACAGATTGTCTTCGTGTCCACACCATCACTGATCTACATGGGCCACGCCATGCACATAGTGCGGAGGGATGAAAAACGAAAAAGGAGGGAgcaggagaagacagaggggaaggaggaggaggaggaggagaggggagagggggggagcgtATCGGGTGAGAAGGTGTATCTCCAGCAGAGGGATTGTGGGAAGGTGCTAGAGGCATCTGGGCGAGTTCGCCTGCGGGGGGCGCTGTTATCCACGTACATTCTGAGCATCCTGATCCGCACTGTGATGGAGGTGATCTTCATCGTGGTCCAGTACATGATCTATGGAGTCTTCCTCAGGGCTCTGTACCACTGCAAGGCCTGGCCCTGCCCCAACCCAGTCAACTGCTACATGTCCAGGCCCACAGAAAAGAACGTATTCATAGTCTTCATGCTGGTGGTGgcaggtgtctccctcctcctctctgtggtcGAGCTCTACCACCTGGCCTACAGGCGGTACAGGAAGTGCAGACGCACTCGTGCCTCCCTCAAAAACACCACTCATAATGCTGTGGCAATCCCCTTCACCAGGGACCCCGACAACCCGACCAGTCACAACTCCTCAGGCTGCACCCCTCCCCCTGACTTCCGCCAGTGCTTGGTGTTGTCGGGGACAATGACCCCCTTGGCCCCTGTGAACCCCATGAACTCCATGCCTTCTCACCccttcaacaacagaatggcgcACCAGCAGAACTCTGTCAACATAGCCACCGAGCGTCACCATTCCCATGAcgacctggagggagagggaggtttcCTGAGGATGAACTACACCCAGGTGCCAGGGGAGATGCCCAGCGGGTGCTCTGCGCCACCCTTACTGCATACCGCGTACCTGAAGGACAAACAGAGTCTCAGTAAGATCAGCAGCACCAGCAGCCGGGTTCGACCAGACGACCTGGCCGTGTAGAaccagacagacggagagagagagacagagaggggcttagaaggtgtggagggagaggactttcagacacacagagagagaaaggcccTGCTTAGATGAGAGTGGAGCAGGCTGGGTCTATATACCcagccagagacagagaaggggagcaGACAAGGCAGACACTGGGCCTAAAGATGGATGTGTTAGCAAACTCCAAGTGAAGGGCTCCATTCAGCCCAAATCTGGGGGAACTGTGGAAGATTGCCTGGCCTAGGACTCCATGAGCACTACAGGAAGAAAGACATTGGGGTCTGTAAGCTCCCTGGGAGTGTGTTGAATGGATCTTGAGAACTTCTGCATATTGGACTAAGCTTTAAGACTGTGACCATTGGTGCTGGAAGAACTGGTTGTTTTTGTTAGAGCAACAAGTGGCTGGCCAAGCTTGAAACATGGACTTTCATAACGTTGATCAAATATTGACATGGAAGCAAAATATAAATATACCTTTTAAATCACTGTGTGGAAAAAGCCTTCAAAAAAATAACAGATAATTGCATTGTATGTTTTTGATGTTTTAAAGTACCTTTAAAGTCTGAGAATATTGTACTTTAAACTTGCACATTCACTATGCTAAAAACTGTCCCACTGTCTGTCCAGCTGCCCATTATAATAACACAAACATTTACAAGCTTGCAAATGTAAGCAGGcatgcacaaaaacacacacatgcacacactgctGTCATAGGAGGACAAAACCCTATCCTCAGGGGTCTGACCAAACAGTATGGCCCCGATCCCTGGCATCCAGTGACGGAGGCTATTTGCAGCTGTCATGTTGTTTGGAAAGTGAAATTGTGACACACATCCCTGCAATGGAATCCATTGTGCATTATATCACCTTCAAATATAGCAGGAGCAACTGTTTTCTCTGTGTTTAATCCTGATGGCATACAAACAGAAACATAGCACCAGCATTATCTTCCAGTCAGAAGTCAGAACAAGGGACAGCTGTGCCAAAATAACTGATTTCTCTCCATTCAACAGACGCTTAGACCAATAATTACAGAGGGTTGTATGCACTCAGGTACAAATAATGAAGAGCTATGCAAAAGTGCCTACAAAATGTGAATCTGCAAAATGTTCAAAGTCAAAGTCTTTTAGCTCCATATTAGGTGTGAATATGTCCTGATACCATTTTAAAGTGTGTTCAGGAGCCATATAGAGTATGTATACAAATAATTTACCTTCAATCGAGACACAAGTTTGAAAAGTTGATCATCCTTCAGTATATTTCAgcgtttctttttttgttaaCCACTAGGTGGAGAAATTTCCCCTTGAACCTTTAAAATACAGTGTAGTTCATTCATTGTGACTGTGCAACTGTTGATTGTCACAGTAGCTATCCACCTCTCTTCCATATCTTTTCATCTTTGTttaaatttgatttatttttgttTAACTGTGTGAGGCTGGTCAGAAAATGACATGTCTAGGCCTATAGGCTAATAGAGAAGGCATAACCACAATCTGTGAAGTTCTCAACTGATTTTGCACTAGACTAGGCCTTGTGGGGTTTGGAATATAAAGACCCCTTTGTAATTACATGAATCATATTTTCTTTTTCTATAGAGAGCAACAACCAGTAATTTACAGTAATAGTATTTTGGAATGCCAACAAACGGGTGACTGGTTGACGTTTCTCCGTGCACATTTCAATGTCATTGTGTTTTTGTAAAGTCTGCAATAAAACGAATATGTCAAATAAATTGTTCTCCCAGAAGTTAATGGGCTTTTTCGACATTGTAGCCAACAGTGCAGGCGATCTGCTGACTGACTAATGTACAAATCcccttgcatcataaataactacttattgttatttgtagatcagtcaatcACCATTTACCCACAAAGCATCATGGATGTGATGCTCCCGAACGAAGTCAATGTAACGCATACCTTCTCAGAAAAAGTCTACCACAGCCCAAACATTTGTCCTCAACAGACTGGTCCTAAAAATAGTTGCCCTCAAAGAAATACATTGGCATTGCAACGCTGCACAACCTCTACTCTTGCCTCCAGACAAGCTCTCATCTGGTTGTCCACAGTAGCAGACATACCATTAGGCAGAAGAGGCAATTACCTCAGGCCTCACATCCTTAAAGGGCCTTGTGAGCTGTGCAACCTCCATATTAATGAATCCTTAATAATTCCTAATATATCAATAatgtattttcatacatatacatatacttcATATAAATATTAATATAATCCAATTATTTCTTATAATAGAAGTAACAAGTGTCATTCATCATCCATGAACTGGTTCATAATaatggactattccaccctgacagttTCCATTCATTGTTTCATGAGATATGATTGCAAAAGTGATTTTTATTGAAATTAAACTGCATAAATTAGGCGCTTTCAGAGCAGGGCAGAGAAAagaaaaataaattatatttaattTTAACAGTTAAATTACCTTAGTTAACACATTTCATTAGTAAAATGACAGGTGCTTCTGATAATACTGCCATCGTCATTGAGGAAGAGGACATGTATGTGTAGCCATGTATCGGATGATGTCTGGACAAAAATAGTATGGCAGACTGGCCCCTGCCCTTGGTCTCAATCCCTAACTCCATCGCTGGCCATCCTGGTGGTTTTATGCATTCTGTCATGTCCTTCTTCAATTAGGGTCCCCTGGGAAACACAAAATAAAACCATGGTTCCCACCCTATATCTAACCTGTCTACTGTAGGCCTAAAGGCAATCTTAAAGGCTCAACTGTAGAGGCAGTACAGCATTTACTACGATGCAGCCTCTGCAGGGCTTTCATACTTCAGGGCTTTCATGCTTCTTGCACCTAGCGAAGCAGAGCAGAGCTATTATGAaagaagttgtcaaggaagtgggtttgtgtttatacaggacgtaCCGCCcccccacctaccgtcaaccaatcatgtcaatgcggagctatacgTAGCCCTCCGTATTGTTAGAAAACGGCGATGCGGTACAAAGCTGATTTGGGCTCTGGAGGCTCCGCAGTTGCGTCACACCATTCATATGAAGCCCCCGACCACATTTTCAtttcaagcataaattggcttttaCTCGTTCCTTCAAATAGCCTTTATTCACACTTCTCATAGCCTTACATATAATGAATTGGCTACCATGATCATCAATGGATATTCATTTTTAGCCATATTGCCTGTATGACCATGTAGTGTTGACTATCAGCTTCATCATTAGATGATGTGAATACATCTTAACATCCAACTTGTATCTACTTTAAAACAAccttgtaaaacaacacattttactgCACCATTTTTACGACTTCCACACTAAAGCACACGGGACGGGTCTAAAGATCAACTTCAGAACAGGGCTAGTAGGCCTAAGCAGGGGAATTGATGCCATTTCATTTCCAGCCAGAATAAACATTTAAAGACTTAGTTGTCAAGTAAATCTCAACACATAAAACCATAGACTGTTGGCTTATATATGTGTAACAGGGTCAGGATTGCCTTGTTACAAGTAGTAACTTTGAGTATTTATATTCTATGTTGAATGTGCTCTGATTGAGTACACATGTGCCCCTCCCTATAAATGAGGAGCACATGGTGTGCTCTGGGTGTAAGCCAAGCCAGGTCAGGTAGTCAATGCTGCACTCCAAGATGCCATGCCTTTCCCTGTCTAGGAGGACTCACTAACTTTTAAaagtgcacaattgagagcatccagtcgggctgtatcactgcctggtacggcaactgtaccgcccacaaccgcaggactctccagaaggtggtgcggtctgcacaccacatccccgggggcaaactacctgccctccaggacacctacaacacccgatgtcacgtGAAGGCAAAAAAGATCAAAGACAATAACCAccggagccactgcctgttcccccCGCTACCATCCCGAAGGCAaggtcagcacaggtgcatcaaagctgggacagagacatTGAAAAAcaccttctatctcaaggccatcagattgttaaacagccaccactatcacagagaggtggctgcctacctacagacttgatatcattggccactttaataaatggaacactagtcactttaataatgccactctaagaatgtttacatatcttgcattactcatctcatatgtatatactgtatactgtatccttcactatctattctttactatctattaCATCTTCactgctctgtcactgctcatccatatattttatacttatatattctcattCCTTTaatagattgtgtgtattaggttttgttgtggaattgttagatattaggttttgttgtggaatttgttagatattaggttttgttgtggaattgttagatattaggttttgttgtggaattgttagatattacctgttagatactgctgcactgtcggatctagaagcataaacatttcgctacactcgcagtaacatctgataaccatgtgtatgtgaccaataaaatgtgattttaagtATATAGTTTGTTTCTAGGTGTGGCAACTTGTAGCTCATTCAGGTAAAGCACTACTTTCTTgaacattgtttttatttacatCATTGTGTGTTTTAAAGGGGAAGGACTACATTTTTATAATTAGCTTTGAGCATCAGCCATTTAGTAGTTAACTTGCTGTATTTAATATTATAGCTCTGTGTGGCTTCACTGTGAGCTGTGCTTTGATGTGCCTCTTCACTAGAACCTAATTTGAGTGCGGTGGATTTACGCGCGCTGTGACATATTCACGTAACTTCTGTGGATTAACTGCTCTTACCTGAACTTAGTATCTGTTTAGCTCCAGTACTCAAGAATTTGAGAACAAATGCTTTTCATCGTACCCTGAGTTTTACCAACAAACGAATAATATGGTAATAACTAATAAACAACTAATTTGTATTTTTGTCTTGATCCACCACTACCCCAGAGAGCTCCGGGACTGGCTATCCTCTTAAAACTATTTTTTGTTCGACAGCAGAGGCAAGTCGAGTTATGAATTAATGGTCGCTTTTGCATGTTAATTACCACTAGTGTGTTAACCCCATCCTACCGTGTTCCTACCGTGTTTTATCATGCCTGTGCTATCTTCCAGCTGAATGTAATTTATATAACATTATTTATTGCCCTGCTGCCCAACTCTAATAAATATTGGCACTTTGGTAAACACTGTTTGTAATTTATTTGACAGACCTGTCTTCAACCTGTCCCGAGGACCTCCACTCGTGTGTAAAAA from Oncorhynchus masou masou isolate Uvic2021 chromosome 29, UVic_Omas_1.1, whole genome shotgun sequence harbors:
- the LOC135519123 gene encoding gap junction alpha-5 protein-like, giving the protein MGDWSLLGNFLEEVQEHSTSVGKVWLTVLFIFRILVLGTAAESSWGDEQSDFLCDTQQPGCTNVCYDRAFPIAHIRYWVLQIVFVSTPSLIYMGHAMHIVRRDEKRKRREQEKTEGKEEEEEERGEGGSVSGEKVYLQQRDCGKVLEASGRVRLRGALLSTYILSILIRTVMEVIFIVVQYMIYGVFLRALYHCKAWPCPNPVNCYMSRPTEKNVFIVFMLVVAGVSLLLSVVELYHLAYRRYRKCRRTRASLKNTTHNAVAIPFTRDPDNPTSHNSSGCTPPPDFRQCLVLSGTMTPLAPVNPMNSMPSHPFNNRMAHQQNSVNIATERHHSHDDLEGEGGFLRMNYTQVPGEMPSGCSAPPLLHTAYLKDKQSLSKISSTSSRVRPDDLAV